The window GGCGAACACGCCGTGGAGCACCAGGCGCATGTTCTCCGGCTCGGCGTTCAGGTGGTTGGCCAGCTGCAGGTAGAAGTCGTCCCGGTCCACCTTCTCCCCGCGCGCCGCGTCCTCGTGGCGCGGGCAGACGTCCATCAGGTCGCGCATGTCCTCGGGGAGCTGCTCGCGCAGCTGCCGCAGCACCCCTTCCGACAACAACCCCGACAAGCCGCAGAACACCGCTTCAGCGGCCTTGTCCGCCTCGTAGTCGGGGAGCTGGGCGGACACCGCGTCCAGGAAGGACTTGCGGTCCGTCCCCACGCCGAGCCCCGACCACGACTGCGTCGTCTCCTGTCTCTGCATCGCCATGGCGCGTCTCCTCTTGTGCTCTCGCGCCTTCACCGTGGGGGCACGCGGCGCGTCCCGCAGCAGGCGGCGGAGCTTCGTCACGGCCGCATGCTCCGCGCTGCGTCCACCCGTGGGATTCATTCCCGGAATCGGGAAGAACGTCCGCTCGTGGGACACGCGGCGGACACGGCGCAGCGCCCCATGTCTGTCTTTGATTCGACCGATGAAGCCCACTCATCCAACAACACTCGGCGTATCACCCCGCTGGACGAGGCGTCGGGAATCGCACGAAGCGTCGTGACAGATGCTCGGAATCCAGCACTGCCCGCGAGAGAGGAATGGGTGGAATGAATACCCATCGCAATTGTACTGAGCGCGCGCCGTAGGTCGTCTGTCGGTCGACCGAGCCGCCCTGTCGTTCCTCGTGACGCGAGGAGCGACATCGAAGCTTTCACATCCCCCAAGAATCGAGGACTCTTCCATGTATCGCATCGCTGTTGCCGCCCTGATTCTCGCCGCCACGGGTTGCGCCACCACGGGCTCCGGAAGCCGCGAGGGCAACGCCACCGTCGCGGGCGTCATCAAGCTGCCGCAGAGCGGTCTGTCCCAGGCGGATAGCGCCTGCGAGCAGATCAAGGTCATCGTCGCGCACCCGGGCACGCCCACGGACGCGCTCGGTCACGCCATGGTGAAGCCGAGCAGGGGTGGCCGCTGCTCGTTCACCATCTCCGGCGTCCCGAGCAACACCGACCTGCAGGTCAGCGCGGCCGTCGACGGCTCCCTGAAGTGCGAGAGCGGCGCGGCGCCGACCATCAGCCCGGAGCCGTCCACCATCAAGATGGGCAACTACTCCACGGGCACGCGCGACTTCACCGTCAGCTGCGGCTGAAGCCGAGGCCTTCACTGAAGGCGCGGTGACTCCGGGACCTCCGCCCATGAGGGTGAGCGGAGAGTCCCGGTCTTGCATTGGGACGGTGTCGACAGGGCGCGAGCCGTGGGCTCAGCGCACCAGGTGGAGGTCCGTCTGGCGCTTCCAGGCCCAGTGGACGCGGCCCTCGGCGTCGAGGACGACATCCTCCTCGAGGGCGAAGCGCACGCGCTGGTTGTTCCACTCGGGCACGGGGCTGGTCGCCTGCAGCTCGATGGAGAACCATTCATTGGGCATGATGGCGTGGTCGCCGTTGCCGGGCACACCCTCCTGCCGGTCCCACAGGCCGACCATGGGGCCGGCGCCGTGGCCGTGCAGGCCAATAGGGTGTGAGTAGACGGTGCCGTCGATGCCGGCGTCGCTCATCCGCTGACGGGAGGAGCGCAGCACCTCGTTGCCGGTGCGGCCGGGGCGCAGCTCCTCGAAGACGATGTCCTGGAGGCGGTTGGACGTGGCGAGCGCGGCCTTGAGGCCCGCGGGCGCGTCCGTCTCGCCCTCGCGCAGGACGTAGCCCATGTGCTGCGTGTCCGTGTTGAGGCGCAGCGCGGTGACGCCGAAGTCACAATGGAGCACGTCGCCGCGCTGGATGATGGGGTTCTCCCCGAGCGCCTCCTCGGTGGCGCCCTGGCGCTGCACCTCCACGGAGGGCTGGAACCAGGTGTCGAGGCCCAGGTCGGTGAGGCGCTGGCGCATCCACCACTCCACGTCCTGGACGCGGGTGACGCCGGGGGTGACGACCTGGTTGGAGAAGGCGGTGGCGATGATGTCCCAGGCGAGCTTCGTCTGCTCCTCGTAGAAGCGGACCTCGTCGGGGACGCGCCAGGCGAGCAGGTCGACGGCGAGCCCCTCGGCGGGCTTGAAGCGCTGGGTCCACTGGGGGCCGAGCGCCTCGGACATGCCCTCGTATTCGCCGTGGGAGAGGCCGTCTGCGAAGGCGAAGGTGCGCGAGACGTCGATGGCGATGGCGCGGGGCTGGCGCTCCTCGATGACCTGCTTGAGGACCTGCCACTGGTCGGGGCCCCACAGCTCGGCCTGGCGGTTCACCCCGCCGCCGTCGACCTGGCGCTGGGAGCGGCGGGGGACGAAGACGCCGCCCTGGGAGCCGCCGCCGAGCGCGAGCCGCTCCACGCCCTGCTCCGGTCCCCGGTCGAAGAACACGTAGATGGTGCGGCGGCGCGCGGCGAAGGTGGTGGGCGCGGAGAGCGCCTTGAAGACGGGGTCCTCGTTGTACTCGCGCATGGGGATGACCCACATGTCGACGCCGTAGCGGCGCATGAGCTGGGGGAGCGCGGTGTCCAGGCGCTCGCGCAGCCAGGCCTGTTGGCGCTCGGCCTGCTCGCGCAGGGTGCCGAAGGGGCGCGCGGGGGACTTCGAGGAGGTGGCGGCGGTCTCCGGGGTCTGCGTGGAGACGGAGGCACATGCGGTGGAGAGCATGAGCGGCGCGAGGAGGCGGAGGCGGGTTCGCATGACCGGGCAGTGTGGCACGCGTCCGCCAGGTCGTCGCGGCATGGGTGCCGCTCGCGCCGCGTCATGCGCGCGGAGGCTTCGCGGGTTGCGTGGCTTTCCACGCGGGAGTGCTCAGGGAGTCGCGGGGGATTTCGCGCGCGGACCGAGCTTGCGAGCATCGCGGAAGGCGTCGCCCACCACCTGCATCGCGTTCTTCAGCGCGTCGACGGGCCCGACGCCCGGCACCGGCAGCAACCGCGCGTCCTGGGGCTGCTCGATGAGCAGCGGACAGTACCAGTCCCCGTTCGGATCGCCCGGAATGGGGACGGGACGTCCCACGACGACGCGCGCGAGGACCTGGGTCCCGGACTCGGTCTCGTACGACCAGACGTCCTCCGCGATGGGGTCGTCGATGGAGGTGAGCTGGGGCAATCCGGTGGACATCCTCCGTCACTCCTCGCGCTCAGGGCACGCCCCCGCAGGCGCTGTTGTCGACGCCGCAGGCCGCGTCGATTCGCGCGACCTCCGGCGCCTGTTCGCACCCGCTGTCGAGCGACGCGGTCAACGCCTCCGTGCGCGCGCGCATGCACCGCACGCAGCCGGACTTCGCGCCGTCGAGCCCGTCATCCAGGTCGCGCTCGAGCGCCGCGTACGCGTCGAGCAGCGCCACGACGCACGCCTCGCGAGGCGTCGTCGAGCCCTCGCAGCGCTCCGCGTAGGCGCACATCGTCGCGGAGGCGCGCTCCGCCCACTCC of the Myxococcus stipitatus genome contains:
- a CDS encoding DUF2267 domain-containing protein, whose translation is MTKLRRLLRDAPRAPTVKAREHKRRRAMAMQRQETTQSWSGLGVGTDRKSFLDAVSAQLPDYEADKAAEAVFCGLSGLLSEGVLRQLREQLPEDMRDLMDVCPRHEDAARGEKVDRDDFYLQLANHLNAEPENMRLVLHGVFAALRAQVTEQEARKVEGQLPRWLQGTWSAARLGIDRPF
- a CDS encoding M24 family metallopeptidase, which codes for MRTRLRLLAPLMLSTACASVSTQTPETAATSSKSPARPFGTLREQAERQQAWLRERLDTALPQLMRRYGVDMWVIPMREYNEDPVFKALSAPTTFAARRRTIYVFFDRGPEQGVERLALGGGSQGGVFVPRRSQRQVDGGGVNRQAELWGPDQWQVLKQVIEERQPRAIAIDVSRTFAFADGLSHGEYEGMSEALGPQWTQRFKPAEGLAVDLLAWRVPDEVRFYEEQTKLAWDIIATAFSNQVVTPGVTRVQDVEWWMRQRLTDLGLDTWFQPSVEVQRQGATEEALGENPIIQRGDVLHCDFGVTALRLNTDTQHMGYVLREGETDAPAGLKAALATSNRLQDIVFEELRPGRTGNEVLRSSRQRMSDAGIDGTVYSHPIGLHGHGAGPMVGLWDRQEGVPGNGDHAIMPNEWFSIELQATSPVPEWNNQRVRFALEEDVVLDAEGRVHWAWKRQTDLHLVR
- a CDS encoding DUF6968 family protein, with the protein product MSTGLPQLTSIDDPIAEDVWSYETESGTQVLARVVVGRPVPIPGDPNGDWYCPLLIEQPQDARLLPVPGVGPVDALKNAMQVVGDAFRDARKLGPRAKSPATP